The region TCAAAGTTGCAAAATGTTTTATCCACATCAGGTATGATATAATCATCATCATGACAAATAATGTCTTCACAAACCCCAAGGTCTTGCATATTTTGAGACCACAACTGCAAAAGTTAATTAACAAAAGAGTCGAGAGGTTAATTTCAAACGGCAATCTAGGATCATTTTCTAGTCTCATGTAGCCATCCTTTTTAATGTTGATAACTATTGAGCAAGGAAGCACCACAAATGTCATGCTATTGTGGTGATTACGTGCAACTGTATTCAAGCAAAGGTTGAAGATTGATGCTAcacaattttgaaacaaaacaacCAAACTTCAATCATAAAGTAACTTAATTCGAATTCAAATTCAACGTTTTCACatctattaatatatttttgtagctTTTTTCTGAACATCCACTTTTAGTTCCACATTCTTATCATGTAATAATAGTGTCATTAGATAATCTATTGTTGTATAGATTAGGTGATGCATTCGGTAAATAAATGTCATAACAGTCagtgaaaaacaaaatggtGATTAAAGTCTTATGATAgaaaaggatagaaaaaaatatccagTAATTCAATACAAATTGACACTCACAATAGCACCACAGATGCACATATTGCATGATGAAAATGCAGTTTGTTGAGTAAAGGACATGTTCATTTATGAAAGTAGCTTCTAAATATTGCCGATGATGCTATCTGTAAGTGttctttcaagaaaataatggaTGTGAGATAAACTTATGGCAACAAAAAGGAAATGCAGAAATTCATATTGCCGGTTCAATGAGAAGAATAGGACTAAGTTTATCATGTATGAATTTATTGATTGTGAGAACAACTTTCCATGTCCTCAAGGCAATTATAACTAGAGCTGATTATCCAAAACCCACTTTTTGCAATGATTTGATCAAACCTGACTATTCTCTATTGGACTTTTGTATGGCCAAAAGGATTCTCCAGGCAAAGCATTTGCGGCAGTTGAAAAGAAAGGTAAATGTTCTGGCTGAGAAAATGGCAAAGGCAAAGAATCCACTTTTAGACCCTGACGTTGGCAGTCAGCTTGTTGAAGATTGGTAACAAGATCTTGAGAATGTTGTGAATGATTGAGATTGTAGTCAAGCTTCTTTGAGGTATTCAGCAttgaagaaatgtttttttgttcttgaccaCGTTTCATAGGAGTATTGTTGTTGACATCAGTGAGCTGAAGCCTTTTCAAATCAAGAATCTGTTCCAGAATAAAGCAGGTACTTTCCTGCTGTGGACCTTTGTACGATAactgaaagatgatgaaaaagaCTGAGAATGCAAACTAGAAAGGGTTTCGAGTCTtcaaagggaaagaaagaaaaattactgCATAGTTCTTTGTTTGTTCCTTAATAGTGAATCTAAAAGACCATTTTTATGGTTGAAATAGCGGGTTACAAAAATCATATTCCATTGATGCAAAGTAAATAATGTAAATAGCAGGTAGCTCTGTGTTAAACTTCATATACAAAGTTGTTGTATTAACTTGTAATATTTCATATACAAGACATTAAATATTATCCTAGTTGCAACtgctttgattaatttttacaaGTGGCAATTTCATTAGAAGCAATAGCCCATGATCATCTCTATCTTAACTTCATCCTTCTACCAGGCAAAGAAAATGAGATATTAAATTATAGTTCATATATCGGCTCAGTAGTCAGATGTTGAAGTCATGAAAAGTATCATGATGAATAAATTTACAATTAACTTggcttaaattttataatttaccaATCAGTAGCTAGAACATGGAAATTCAGTGCATATGAAATTCCTGAAATCTAGAATTTACAAATATACAATCaacttaacttaaaatttataatttagcaATCAGTAACTAGAACATGGATATCAATGCATATGAAGTtccaaaaatcttgaattggGTTGCAATTGATATCGTCTTCCTAATATATTGCTGAGTGCACTCCTCATCCCtggattaactttttttaatttcttgacaAAAATATAATGGTATTATGGTAGAAACCATGAGGACAGATATAAGCAGATACCTGgtgttttatattataaaaataaactctcGTGAATTTTAGTAACAATAATCTATAACCCCAATTAAATAAACAGCAGAAACTTCTGGCAAGCATAAACATacttaaaaatcttttaaaatttgtcaCACCTCAGGTTGTTGATTGCCTGATCCAACATCAGACTCTGCACCAGAGACCAAAGTTGAGTGAATCACTCTAGATTTTCTTGAAGACCGTCCAATTTGTTGGCAAGACTTCCCTGGAATGTCAAATTTTGATGCACTAGGTTGCACAGATGAAGAGCATGGGGTGGAAACTAGTTGATCTTTAACAATACTTTTATCCAAATCCCCAAATTCAAAACCCCAAAGTGATGCAAAATCTTTAGCAGAAGGGCATCCTAAGTAGCTACTGAGTAGCCGTTTCTGATGGTGGGAGGAGACCTCATGCAGGCACCGGTCACAGCCAAGACACATCAGCATCCGGTGGTCCAAACACTGAGCGTAAGCTGGATGGTTCCTGCATGAGTCACATAGGAGGGTACGGAGATGCCGGTTAAAAAGTGCATTAGC is a window of Populus nigra chromosome 10, ddPopNigr1.1, whole genome shotgun sequence DNA encoding:
- the LOC133704290 gene encoding zinc finger protein CONSTANS-LIKE 9 isoform X3, with product MEKVCEFCMALRPVVYCNADAAYLCLSCDAKVHSANALFNRHLRTLLCDSCRNHPAYAQCLDHRMLMCLGCDRCLHEVSSHHQKRLLSSYLGCPSAKDFASLWGFEFGDLDKSIVKDQLVSTPCSSSVQPSASKFDIPGKSCQQIGRSSRKSRVIHSTLVSGAESDVGSGNQQPELSYKGPQQESTCFILEQILDLKRLQLTDVNNNTPMKRGQEQKNISSMLNTSKKLDYNLNHSQHSQDLVTNLQQADCQRQGLKVDSLPLPFSQPEHLPFFSTAANALPGESFWPYKSPIENSQLWSQNMQDLGVCEDIICHDDDYIIPDVDKTFCNFEEFFGGDQDPIGAFLDENDFSCSFIEKDMPPEKSNNSDGRARKDASVTSSVYISCSAHIDNDKDPSNQAYNFPGSLDPAQTIRSPYSRYSISSHGAESRSNEYLDSELSPYISNGEASCYSPDLEDAHTEARENAMMRYKEKKKARM
- the LOC133704290 gene encoding zinc finger protein CONSTANS-LIKE 9 isoform X1, with the protein product MEKVCEFCMALRPVVYCNADAAYLCLSCDAKVHSANALFNRHLRTLLCDSCRNHPAYAQCLDHRMLMCLGCDRCLHEVSSHHQKRLLSSYLGCPSAKDFASLWGFEFGDLDKSIVKDQLVSTPCSSSVQPSASKFDIPGKSCQQIGRSSRKSRVIHSTLVSGAESDVGSGNQQPELSYKGPQQESTCFILEQILDLKRLQLTDVNNNTPMKRGQEQKNISSMLNTSKKLDYNLNHSQHSQDLVTNLQQADCQRQGLKVDSLPLPFSQPEHLPFFSTAANALPGESFWPYKSPIENSQLWSQNMQDLGVCEDIICHDDDYIIPDVDKTFCNFEEFFGGDQDPIGAFLDENDFSCSFIEKDMPPEKSNNSDGRARKDASVTSSVYISCSAHIDNDKDPSNQAYNFPGSLDPAQTIRSPYSRYSISSHGAESRSNEYLDSELSPYISNGEASCYSPDLEDAHTEARENAMMRYKEKKKARIWLLGCKSCKSHGMCTRRAIVPLA
- the LOC133704290 gene encoding putative zinc finger protein At1g68190 isoform X2; the encoded protein is MEKVCEFCMALRPVVYCNADAAYLCLSCDAKVHSANALFNRHLRTLLCDSCRNHPAYAQCLDHRMLMCLGCDRCLHEVSSHHQKRLLSSYLGCPSAKDFASLWGFEFGDLDKSIVKDQLVSTPCSSSVQPSASKFDIPGKSCQQIGRSSRKSRVIHSTLVSGAESDVGSGNQQPELSYKGPQQESTCFILEQILDLKRLQLTDVNNNTPMKRGQEQKNISSMLNTSKKLDYNLNHSQHSQDLVTNLQQADCQRQGLKVDSLPLPFSQPEHLPFFSTAANALPGESFWPYKSPIENSQLWSQNMQDLGVCEDIICHDDDYIIPDVDKTFCNFEEFFGGDQDPIGAFLDENDFSCSFIEKDMPPEKSNNSDGRARKDASVTSSVYISCSAHIDNDKDPSNQAYNFPGSLDPAQTIRSPYSRYSISSHGAESRSNEYLDSELSPYISNGEASCYSPDLEDAHTEARENAMMRYKEKKKARMQDKQIRYTPRKPKNDVRKRGNG